CATATACGATTGCTGCAGGTGATAGTCGTAAAATCATGCTTCAAATCTGGTACCCTACCGTCAAGGATACTTCCAGCAAGAAGGAGCATTATCCTTATGAGGTAGGAGATGCCCTTAATTCTGTGCTGCATTTACCTCAATCGCTCTTTTCTTATTTTAAGGGCATCCCAACCCATATTGTGCATGCAGCACCGCTAGAGCCGACAAACAGTAAATATCCATTGATTCTTTTTTCACCTGGGAATGGCTCTACAAGGTTTCAGAATCTGAGCTTGGTGGAGGAATTGGTTAGTAATGGGTACGTTGTCGTAGGCATGGATCACCCCTATACATCTAGTGACATGACCTATCCGGACGGAACAGTTGCAGTCAGGTCTGAAGGGAAGTTAGAGTCAGTATCGGAGGACGACCTCTATGAGATGGAAATCGATATCCGAGCGAAGGATATGGAGTTTGTTATTGGCCAATTAAGAAGCAAGGCAGACTCCGTGGCGAATATTCAAAACATTTTGCAGGAGATAGATGTAAACAACATCGGTGTAGTTGGGCATTCTTATGGCGGAGCTACGATATCTCAGGTTATGGCGGACGATCAGAATATTAAGGCTGGAATTAGCTATGACGGGGGATTATGGGGGAGTCCGGTTACGAAGGGTATCCGTCAGCCTTTCCTATATATGAGTGCATCGAAGACATTGGATTACTTGAAATCGTCTGATGATAATAATAAAAAGTTTGTAAAAAGTGTTCTGCAAAATCTCGATAAAACGGAGCAGGCTTCGGGAAAAGATTTTTATTTTGCACGGTTTGAGGGCTATAATCATTATAGCTTTACGGATGTCCCGTTCATTGTTCCAGTCTTTTCTAATGGTCATGACACAACTCAAATGACTAACGAAGTAAGTCTTGCATTTTTTGATCAGTTCCTGAAAGGGGAAAAACGGGATTTTAGAAAATTGCTGATACCTGATAATAAGGCAAGCCTAATAAGTGTCAATGATGTTTGGAAATGAAAATACTCTTAAACCTACGAAATTTGTCTGCACATTATACTAAAAAAGTTGACCTCGTCATAAGCGGAGTCAACTTTTTTTCTTCGCTTTTTGCAACCGCGAACTCAATCTGCACCGCTCAACTTTCATCTTAACAGGACAACGATCGATTAAACTTATCCACGACGTGCTGAATGACGGGCTCAATTAATGAATCATCCACGATCTCGAGCTTCTCTGCTTTGAATAGTTGTATCTTTTTGAGGTTGTAGTAATCGTACAGAACCTGCTCGATTGATATTTGATTTTGCAGTAAATACTTCACGTTGATGATTTCTCGAAGTAGCAGATCATCTTGGAGCAGGATCAGCCGCTCATTAATGGGATTAAAGATGCCTTTTTCTTTTCCTTCACGATAGAAAATAAGAGCCTGCTGCTCCCGTCTACTAAGAACGGCTCTCAGTTGATCATACAGCTCCGGGTATATCGCTTGAAGATCCTTGAGGAAAATGTCTGTGATTCTATCGACAAGGGCTACAGTCTGTTCGAATAGCTTTTGGAACCAAATCCCGAATGAACGCTCATCATCCTCCTGGTTGCGGTCCGCGAGCTTTTCAATATAATCAACGAAAATTTGCACGACACCCGCTATAACTTCCTCTTTAGACGAAAAATATTTATACATGGTGGCTCTGCTTACATTCATATGCTTGGCGATGTCGTCCATTCGCAAATGCTGGAATCCATCCTTCATGACGGCATTTATTAGTTTTTTGAGCAATTTAACTTTTGGTTCTACTTGTATACTCATTTTGCTGGAATCAACTCCAATCTCCCGAACCTAGTTCCTTTATTATACAGCATTAAAAGAGAGGAATACACAATAAACAAAATAGACAAAATAAATACTTTTTGTTTACTTTGATTAAAATGAGTGATATTCTAACTCAGCGACGACGATCAATGTTCATTCGCTAGTTCAGTCATAAGAAAGGATGGTTGTTATCCAAAAGTCTAATAATAAACTCATTCTAGCTATCATCATCACTTGCCAGCTTATGGTTGTGCTAGATGCTTCCATAATGATCACGGCGCTTCCCGAGATTGGACGCGGTCTACACCTTGCGACAACGAGCTTAACCTGGGTGCAAAATGCTTATGTTCTGGCGTTCGGAGGTTTTTTGCTGCTTGGTGCGAGGGCGGGGGATCTCGTGGGCCGTAGGCGAGTTTTTATCATTGGAACAGCGATTTTTACAGTAGCCTCTCTGTTGGCTGGGTTTGCGCAATCCGCTGAAAT
This portion of the Cohnella abietis genome encodes:
- a CDS encoding alpha/beta hydrolase family protein, with the translated sequence MYNVTCLIVLLLSCVNLFGYLKRTKRKLMVSLNALLLLSSVLLIIIYGIRLTLAPLYALIILTLFLFVMSLRNTQLKRRKNKLLVIFTIGLTVVLSLGTGASLYVFPQFSLVNPSGSHGIGELSLTLEDTSREEAYTIAAGDSRKIMLQIWYPTVKDTSSKKEHYPYEVGDALNSVLHLPQSLFSYFKGIPTHIVHAAPLEPTNSKYPLILFSPGNGSTRFQNLSLVEELVSNGYVVVGMDHPYTSSDMTYPDGTVAVRSEGKLESVSEDDLYEMEIDIRAKDMEFVIGQLRSKADSVANIQNILQEIDVNNIGVVGHSYGGATISQVMADDQNIKAGISYDGGLWGSPVTKGIRQPFLYMSASKTLDYLKSSDDNNKKFVKSVLQNLDKTEQASGKDFYFARFEGYNHYSFTDVPFIVPVFSNGHDTTQMTNEVSLAFFDQFLKGEKRDFRKLLIPDNKASLISVNDVWK
- a CDS encoding TetR/AcrR family transcriptional regulator translates to MSIQVEPKVKLLKKLINAVMKDGFQHLRMDDIAKHMNVSRATMYKYFSSKEEVIAGVVQIFVDYIEKLADRNQEDDERSFGIWFQKLFEQTVALVDRITDIFLKDLQAIYPELYDQLRAVLSRREQQALIFYREGKEKGIFNPINERLILLQDDLLLREIINVKYLLQNQISIEQVLYDYYNLKKIQLFKAEKLEIVDDSLIEPVIQHVVDKFNRSLSC